The following proteins are co-located in the Candidatus Methanogranum gryphiswaldense genome:
- a CDS encoding FAD-dependent oxidoreductase, whose translation MMKWKCTVCGYIHEGDEPPEECPVCGSPKEVFVLMDEKEGSTEQTSLKSYSTVHDADILVVGSGAAALSAAITAKANGASVIVLEKALSVGGTTIRSGGGFWIPNNRFQKKAGIRDTKDDALKYMARYSFSHLYDPTNMSLGLPEHDYSLLSAYYDNASEMVDFHESVGSLQIINEINWLGKMQVDYQDHMPENKGIRGRVLYSCNPDGKKSYGYELMRQYQEWCRKNDVPILTGHRVIRILQNKKKEVTGLEVNVGNDNQTFRAYKAVIFASGGYSHNPEMVLRFQRGPHFGGCAASTNTGDFITMATEIGAQLGNTAGAFRTQSIFENAISDPNGMNSVFYVPGDSVLEVNKYGHRFVDEKRNYNDRTMSHFIWDPQRAEWTHMLVFMIFDQRTATLWQGFPPYTIQGKEAPYIIKSDTFDILTDEISIRLDSLKHHTGGFKLSPDFNDNLKRTVVHFNDFARKGHDDDFQRGDFFYDREWTTFPPTIPGQEWPPKKSKNHTMYPLSDKGPYYAIILSAGTLDTNGGPVINAKAQVLNARGAPISGLYGAGNCIASPTANSYIGVQAVR comes from the coding sequence ATGATGAAGTGGAAATGTACAGTTTGCGGTTATATTCACGAAGGCGACGAGCCTCCAGAAGAATGTCCTGTCTGCGGTTCACCTAAAGAGGTTTTCGTATTGATGGACGAAAAAGAAGGATCTACGGAACAAACCTCTTTAAAATCCTACAGTACGGTTCATGATGCTGATATATTGGTGGTGGGAAGTGGCGCTGCAGCACTTTCTGCAGCGATAACAGCCAAGGCCAATGGCGCCAGCGTTATAGTATTGGAAAAAGCATTATCTGTGGGAGGAACCACCATCCGCTCAGGTGGAGGTTTCTGGATACCTAATAACAGATTTCAAAAAAAGGCTGGAATACGCGATACGAAAGATGACGCTCTAAAATATATGGCACGTTACTCATTTTCACATCTTTATGATCCCACCAATATGAGCTTGGGTCTTCCAGAGCACGACTACAGTTTATTGAGTGCATATTATGATAATGCTTCCGAAATGGTTGATTTTCACGAAAGCGTAGGATCCCTTCAGATCATCAACGAAATAAATTGGTTGGGCAAAATGCAAGTTGACTATCAGGACCATATGCCTGAGAACAAAGGAATACGTGGACGTGTTCTTTATTCTTGCAATCCCGATGGAAAAAAAAGCTATGGTTATGAGCTTATGCGGCAATATCAGGAATGGTGCCGTAAGAATGATGTCCCGATACTAACAGGCCATCGTGTCATTCGCATTCTACAAAATAAGAAAAAAGAAGTGACCGGACTAGAGGTCAATGTTGGTAATGATAATCAGACATTCAGAGCATATAAGGCCGTAATATTTGCAAGCGGAGGTTATTCTCATAATCCTGAAATGGTGTTGCGTTTTCAAAGAGGTCCTCACTTCGGAGGATGTGCAGCATCAACGAATACAGGTGATTTTATTACAATGGCAACCGAGATTGGTGCGCAATTAGGAAACACGGCTGGTGCTTTTCGTACTCAAAGTATATTTGAAAATGCAATTTCCGATCCGAATGGAATGAACAGTGTTTTCTATGTTCCAGGAGACAGTGTTCTCGAGGTCAACAAATATGGCCATCGTTTCGTTGACGAAAAAAGGAATTACAATGATCGGACCATGTCTCATTTCATCTGGGATCCGCAACGTGCCGAATGGACGCATATGCTTGTATTCATGATATTCGATCAGAGAACGGCTACACTTTGGCAGGGATTTCCACCATATACAATTCAAGGTAAGGAAGCACCGTACATCATCAAATCGGATACATTCGATATATTAACCGATGAAATATCCATTCGTCTTGACTCATTGAAACATCATACGGGAGGATTCAAATTATCACCTGATTTTAATGACAATCTAAAAAGAACGGTCGTTCATTTTAACGATTTTGCAAGAAAAGGTCATGATGATGATTTTCAAAGGGGGGATTTCTTCTATGATAGGGAATGGACCACATTCCCTCCAACTATACCCGGTCAGGAATGGCCTCCTAAAAAAAGCAAGAATCACACAATGTACCCATTGAGCGATAAAGGGCCTTATTATGCGATCATATTAAGCGCTGGAACACTGGATACAAATGGCGGACCAGTAATTAACGCTAAAGCTCAAGTACTGAATGCAAGAGGCGCTCCCATTTCAGGTCTCTATGGTGCCGGAAATTGTATAGCATCCCCAACAGCTAACTCGTATATTGGGGTGCAGGCAGTACGATAG
- a CDS encoding flavin reductase, with product MVSTDELRFNPFTKLGRDWILITAEVDEKINCMTASWGGVGVMWNKPVAIIFLRHSRYTKELVDKADSFSITTFDVPKYKEMLSYMGSVSGRNEDKIKKMGLTIDHCDGVPFFEEASSAVICKKLCCQEIQKENIPKDILNTMYPKEDYHSMYIGEVCKVLKK from the coding sequence ATGGTATCTACAGACGAACTGAGATTCAATCCATTTACCAAATTAGGCAGAGATTGGATACTCATTACTGCTGAGGTCGATGAAAAGATCAATTGCATGACAGCGTCTTGGGGAGGAGTAGGTGTAATGTGGAACAAGCCCGTAGCCATTATTTTCCTACGTCACAGTCGTTATACAAAAGAACTTGTGGACAAGGCCGATTCATTTTCCATTACAACATTTGATGTTCCAAAATATAAGGAAATGTTGTCGTATATGGGATCGGTATCGGGACGTAACGAAGATAAGATCAAGAAAATGGGTTTGACCATCGATCATTGTGATGGCGTCCCTTTCTTCGAGGAAGCCTCCTCCGCAGTTATATGCAAAAAATTATGTTGTCAAGAGATACAAAAAGAGAACATCCCGAAAGATATACTGAATACAATGTACCCCAAAGAAGATTATCACAGTATGTACATAGGTGAGGTCTGCAAGGTCCTAAAAAAATAA